A region of Mammaliicoccus sp. Dog046 DNA encodes the following proteins:
- the tyrS gene encoding tyrosine--tRNA ligase: protein MANALLEDLKWRGLIYQQTDEAEIEALLNRESVKIYCGADPTADSLHIGHLLPYLTLRRFQNHGHTPIVLVGGGTGMIGDPSGRSDERQLQTDEQVEANVNGLMNQMHKIFDFEGEDAAILVNNKDWLKEIDLISFLRDYAKHVGVNYMLAKDSVKTRLETGISYTEFTYMILQAIDFGYLNKNYDCKMQIGGSDQWGNITTGLDLMRRMNGDTEAYGFTIPLVTKADGKKFGKSESGTVWLDRSKTSAYELYQFWINAQDADVIKYLKFFTFLDKEEIERLEKTVEEAPHLREAQKVLAEEMVGFIHGEEAVEEAKRITDALFKGDIKSLTKAEIEAGFKDVPTIQVNPETVQLVDFIIEAGVSPSKRQAREDINNGAIYLNGERIQDVNHEITSDDKIDDEFTIVRRGKKKYTMVKFS from the coding sequence ATGGCAAATGCACTTTTAGAGGATTTAAAATGGAGAGGGTTAATTTATCAACAAACAGATGAAGCTGAAATTGAAGCATTATTAAATAGAGAATCAGTTAAAATTTATTGTGGTGCGGACCCAACGGCTGATAGTTTACATATCGGTCATTTATTACCTTACTTAACTTTAAGAAGATTCCAAAATCATGGTCATACACCAATCGTTTTAGTAGGTGGAGGCACAGGGATGATTGGTGATCCATCTGGTCGTTCTGACGAGAGACAATTACAAACTGACGAGCAAGTTGAAGCAAACGTTAATGGATTAATGAATCAAATGCACAAGATTTTTGATTTTGAAGGTGAAGACGCTGCAATTCTTGTAAATAATAAAGACTGGTTAAAAGAAATTGATTTAATTTCATTCTTAAGAGACTACGCAAAACATGTTGGTGTGAATTACATGTTAGCGAAAGATTCGGTTAAGACACGTTTAGAAACAGGGATCTCATACACTGAATTTACGTACATGATATTACAAGCAATCGATTTTGGTTACTTGAATAAAAATTACGATTGTAAAATGCAAATTGGTGGGTCTGATCAGTGGGGTAACATTACGACTGGACTTGATTTAATGAGAAGAATGAATGGAGATACAGAAGCATATGGCTTTACTATTCCTCTTGTTACAAAAGCTGATGGCAAAAAATTTGGTAAATCAGAATCAGGTACAGTTTGGTTAGATAGAAGTAAAACATCTGCTTATGAGTTATACCAATTTTGGATTAATGCGCAAGATGCAGACGTAATCAAATACTTGAAATTCTTTACATTCTTAGATAAAGAAGAAATTGAACGATTAGAGAAAACTGTTGAAGAAGCGCCACATTTAAGAGAAGCGCAAAAAGTTCTTGCAGAAGAAATGGTTGGTTTTATTCACGGTGAAGAAGCGGTTGAAGAAGCTAAAAGAATTACAGACGCATTATTCAAAGGTGATATTAAATCTTTAACTAAAGCTGAAATTGAAGCAGGATTTAAAGATGTACCAACTATTCAAGTTAATCCAGAAACAGTTCAACTTGTTGATTTCATTATTGAAGCAGGTGTTTCTCCTTCTAAGAGACAAGCGAGAGAAGACATTAATAATGGTGCAATTTACTTAAATGGTGAACGTATCCAAGATGTAAACCATGAAATTACTTCAGATGACAAAATTGATGACGAATTTACAATTGTAAGAAGAGGTAAGAAAAAATATACAATGGTTAAGTTCTCTTAA
- a CDS encoding LemA family protein has product MKKYLGPIIAVVAVIAVIGLLMIGPYNRLVGLEEKSDESLSNIDNQLQRRVDLIPNLVDTVKGYTKHEEKVFKDVADARSKLSGAQTPQDKAEANGEVNSALSRLLAISEKYPDLKADKQFTGLRDELAGTENRIAVARKDYNESINEYNQSTRRFPSSIVAGLFNFDKKEYFQAKDGAKDAPKVDFGGDES; this is encoded by the coding sequence ATGAAGAAATATTTAGGACCAATTATTGCAGTTGTAGCTGTAATTGCTGTTATCGGTCTATTAATGATTGGACCATATAACAGGCTTGTTGGCTTGGAAGAAAAGTCTGATGAGTCATTATCAAACATTGATAATCAATTACAAAGACGTGTAGACTTAATTCCTAATTTAGTCGATACAGTTAAAGGTTACACAAAGCATGAAGAAAAAGTATTTAAAGATGTAGCAGATGCGCGAAGCAAATTATCTGGCGCGCAAACACCACAAGATAAAGCAGAAGCAAATGGTGAAGTGAACAGCGCATTAAGCCGTTTATTAGCAATAAGTGAAAAATATCCTGATTTAAAAGCAGATAAACAATTCACAGGATTAAGAGATGAACTTGCGGGTACTGAAAATCGTATTGCAGTTGCTAGAAAAGATTATAACGAATCAATTAATGAATATAATCAATCAACTAGACGATTCCCATCAAGTATAGTAGCAGGACTATTTAATTTTGATAAGAAAGAGTATTTTCAAGCTAAAGATGGGGCTAAAGATGCACCAAAAGTAGATTTCGGTGGAGATGAGTCTTAA
- a CDS encoding TPM domain-containing protein → MKQGVKRFCILLIVSLISLSSTAQAAEAKFPKLEQPVFVQDHAKLMNQADKDKINKKGQKLQSGTDADILLMTMKSVGQTPRQDYALEAGRHYKVGDQKHNRGIVILLNMDNGNEYNNRGIEIAVGDGLEGVLNDSKVGALIDEHFMPYQKKAANAKDAKQAKMYYSEGLTALYNAVWDEIADSYGYDGKKFTEKEPQSSGLGKGPFIIFLILIIFYFIIYFFKGGGKPPKGGSRRGRRRGMAGPYISGGSSSGGFGGGFSGGGGFGGGGGFSGGGAGRGF, encoded by the coding sequence ATGAAACAAGGGGTTAAACGATTTTGCATCTTGCTAATCGTAAGTTTAATTTCACTAAGTTCTACAGCACAAGCGGCAGAAGCGAAATTCCCTAAACTTGAACAACCTGTGTTTGTTCAAGATCATGCAAAGTTAATGAATCAAGCAGATAAAGATAAAATTAATAAAAAAGGGCAGAAGCTACAATCAGGTACGGATGCAGATATTTTATTAATGACTATGAAATCTGTCGGTCAAACACCTCGACAAGATTATGCTTTAGAAGCGGGTCGACATTATAAAGTCGGCGACCAAAAGCATAATAGAGGTATCGTTATTCTACTTAATATGGATAATGGTAATGAATATAATAATCGTGGTATAGAAATCGCTGTTGGTGATGGTTTAGAAGGTGTGCTCAATGATTCAAAAGTAGGTGCATTGATTGATGAACACTTTATGCCATACCAGAAAAAAGCAGCCAACGCGAAAGATGCAAAACAAGCCAAAATGTACTATAGCGAAGGATTAACAGCGCTATATAATGCAGTTTGGGATGAAATTGCAGACAGTTACGGATATGATGGAAAGAAGTTTACTGAAAAAGAACCACAAAGTAGTGGACTGGGTAAAGGACCATTTATCATATTCTTAATTTTAATCATTTTCTACTTTATTATTTACTTCTTCAAAGGTGGGGGTAAACCTCCTAAAGGTGGAAGTAGAAGAGGTAGAAGACGTGGAATGGCCGGGCCATATATATCTGGAGGATCTTCATCAGGTGGTTTTGGTGGAGGATTCTCCGGAGGTGGCGGCTTTGGCGGTGGCGGCGGATTTTCCGGCGGCGGCGCAGGCAGAGGTTTCTAA
- a CDS encoding S1C family serine protease gives MNQNGENQHSTFNESTSNNFYYKKKNKIPWYQSCLIPFLSGILGTVLVLALYFGGTKIIDVFGSNNDDAKVTKAPANEKGGNIKDNLSSNQSVSSMIKGVSPSIVGVINKQKASGIESFFSDKDSNESQETGTGTGVIYQTDKNSTYIVTNNHVIEGASEIEVRLHNDKSVKAHLVGRDVMTDLAVLKIEGNYNIKPIKFADSSKVKAGETVFALGNPLGVEFANSVTQGIISSEERTMNVETSEGATEATVIQTDAAINPGNSGGALVDLNGNLIGINSMKISRPDVEGIGFAIPSNEVDNIIKDIMSDGKVTRPYIGIGMISIEDIPNEYKKELNLTEDKGVYVSEVDRKANNGLKKEDVITEIDGKKVHSVSDIKNYLYNKKKPGDKLTLKIVRNGKTQTEKITLKEQS, from the coding sequence ATGAATCAAAACGGAGAAAACCAGCATTCAACATTTAATGAATCGACTTCAAATAATTTTTATTATAAGAAGAAAAACAAAATTCCTTGGTATCAAAGTTGTCTTATCCCCTTTTTATCCGGTATATTAGGTACCGTTCTCGTCTTAGCATTATATTTTGGGGGCACTAAGATTATTGATGTATTTGGATCAAATAATGATGATGCAAAGGTTACGAAAGCGCCAGCAAATGAGAAAGGTGGAAATATTAAAGATAATTTATCTAGTAATCAATCTGTCTCAAGCATGATTAAAGGTGTATCTCCTTCAATCGTTGGTGTAATCAACAAACAAAAAGCGAGTGGCATTGAATCTTTCTTTAGTGATAAAGACTCAAATGAATCACAAGAAACAGGTACTGGTACTGGCGTCATTTATCAAACTGATAAAAATAGTACATATATCGTAACGAATAATCACGTTATCGAAGGTGCAAGTGAAATTGAAGTTCGACTTCATAATGATAAATCTGTAAAAGCACATCTCGTTGGTAGAGATGTTATGACTGACTTAGCCGTTTTAAAAATAGAAGGCAATTATAATATCAAACCTATTAAATTTGCAGATTCGTCAAAAGTTAAAGCCGGAGAAACTGTATTCGCACTTGGTAATCCACTAGGTGTAGAATTTGCTAACAGTGTAACTCAAGGTATCATTTCTTCTGAAGAAAGAACAATGAATGTTGAGACATCAGAAGGTGCGACTGAGGCAACTGTAATTCAAACAGATGCAGCAATTAACCCTGGTAATTCTGGTGGTGCACTTGTTGATTTAAATGGTAACTTAATTGGTATCAATTCAATGAAAATATCAAGACCTGATGTTGAAGGTATTGGATTTGCTATACCAAGTAATGAAGTTGATAACATTATTAAAGATATAATGAGTGACGGAAAGGTTACGAGACCTTATATTGGTATCGGCATGATTTCAATTGAAGATATCCCGAATGAGTATAAGAAAGAATTAAACTTAACTGAAGACAAAGGTGTTTACGTTTCTGAAGTCGATCGAAAAGCAAATAATGGCTTGAAGAAAGAAGACGTCATTACTGAAATCGATGGCAAAAAAGTACATTCCGTTTCTGATATTAAGAATTATTTATACAACAAGAAAAAACCTGGTGATAAATTAACGCTTAAAATCGTTAGAAATGGTAAAACTCAAACCGAGAAAATCACACTTAAAGAACAAAGTTAA
- a CDS encoding lysophospholipid acyltransferase family protein produces the protein MYKFASSLLHNVFQKFGKQIVTINKEKVPEEPYIVTCTHTGYVEVIMLALSLYPTEINYMAKKELFSKDWSNKFFHSLNAFPVDREKPGPSTLKIPVKLLNQGKSVGIFPSGQRAATGEAPLKRGAATIAVLSNKPIVPAAFEGPKEVKSIFTFREKSFIKFGEPIDPNEFPKELKKSEKIAKVMELLEERTNKLQEEVTYIAEQVKKR, from the coding sequence ATGTATAAATTCGCAAGTTCATTATTACATAATGTTTTTCAAAAATTCGGTAAGCAAATCGTAACTATAAATAAAGAAAAAGTTCCCGAAGAACCTTATATTGTTACATGCACACATACGGGTTATGTAGAAGTTATTATGCTCGCTTTAAGTTTATATCCAACAGAAATAAATTATATGGCAAAGAAAGAATTATTTTCTAAAGATTGGTCTAATAAGTTTTTCCATTCATTAAACGCATTTCCAGTAGATAGAGAGAAACCAGGCCCAAGTACATTGAAGATACCAGTGAAATTATTGAATCAAGGTAAGAGTGTTGGAATATTCCCATCCGGTCAACGCGCGGCAACAGGAGAAGCACCATTAAAAAGAGGTGCAGCAACAATTGCAGTATTAAGTAATAAACCAATTGTTCCAGCAGCGTTTGAAGGACCAAAAGAAGTAAAATCAATATTTACATTTAGAGAAAAGTCATTTATTAAATTTGGAGAACCAATTGATCCGAATGAATTTCCAAAAGAATTAAAGAAAAGTGAAAAAATCGCTAAAGTAATGGAATTACTTGAAGAAAGAACGAATAAATTACAAGAAGAAGTAACTTATATCGCTGAGCAAGTTAAAAAGAGATAA
- a CDS encoding HAD family hydrolase produces the protein MKQVLFDVDGVFLSEERCFDVSALTVYELLHSELFLNLDGSINLNELKENDIEQIRKDIFINDKILNQLKSLGLNSNWDMLFIVASTHLIELLKKANVSDLDLSKDRFSESTLKAFANHIDGAKINFETPLQFLSQATSGKENIYQDLIAFAKAELNLEDASIFELKSKFWDIAQEVYQEWYLGKDLYEEVEHKTPRTQFKNGYIKEEVVLADVDEVTQLLEDLKQAGYQIGIATGRPRTETLVPFETIGWLKQFDEFHIGTASEVLEAETTYPEFKPLGKPNPFSYLIANGGNDAENYLTYIKNQEDIFKNEDIFIVGDSLADLLSAKKTGATFIGTLTGLKGQSARAELEDYDANYIVDNVLEIRKVLL, from the coding sequence ATGAAACAAGTATTGTTTGATGTAGATGGCGTATTTTTAAGTGAAGAAAGATGTTTTGATGTATCAGCATTAACGGTTTATGAATTGTTACATAGTGAATTATTCCTAAATTTAGATGGTTCTATCAACTTAAATGAGTTAAAAGAAAATGACATAGAACAAATTAGAAAAGACATTTTTATCAATGATAAGATTCTGAATCAATTAAAGTCACTAGGCTTAAATTCAAATTGGGATATGCTTTTCATTGTTGCTAGCACACATTTAATTGAATTACTTAAAAAGGCAAATGTGTCTGATTTAGATTTAAGTAAGGATCGTTTCAGCGAATCGACTTTAAAAGCATTTGCTAATCATATAGATGGCGCAAAAATTAATTTTGAAACGCCGCTTCAATTTTTATCTCAAGCAACATCTGGTAAAGAAAATATTTATCAAGATTTAATTGCTTTTGCGAAAGCAGAACTTAATCTTGAAGATGCTTCTATATTCGAACTTAAAAGTAAATTCTGGGATATCGCACAAGAAGTGTATCAAGAATGGTACTTAGGAAAAGATTTATACGAAGAGGTTGAACATAAAACACCGAGAACTCAATTTAAAAATGGATATATTAAAGAAGAAGTTGTGTTAGCGGATGTTGATGAAGTAACACAATTACTTGAAGATTTAAAACAAGCAGGCTATCAAATCGGAATTGCTACGGGTAGACCGAGAACTGAAACATTAGTGCCATTTGAAACGATAGGGTGGTTAAAACAGTTCGACGAATTCCATATTGGTACTGCTTCAGAAGTGCTTGAAGCTGAAACAACTTATCCTGAATTCAAACCATTAGGCAAACCAAATCCATTTAGTTATCTTATAGCAAATGGAGGAAACGACGCTGAGAATTACTTAACTTATATTAAGAATCAAGAAGATATTTTTAAAAATGAAGATATTTTCATCGTCGGAGATTCATTAGCAGATTTATTAAGCGCTAAAAAAACGGGTGCAACATTCATCGGTACTCTGACAGGATTAAAAGGTCAATCAGCAAGAGCTGAGTTAGAAGATTACGATGCGAACTATATCGTAGATAATGTATTAGAAATAAGAAAAGTATTATTATAA
- the serA gene encoding phosphoglycerate dehydrogenase gives MFKVIVVDPISEEGLKSLHDHQDFQIDVNTDLSQSELINIIGDYDALIVRSQTQITPPVLDAAKNLRVVARAGVGVDNIDVDHATKQGILVINAPDGNTISATEHSMAMILAMARNIPEAHRSLQEGKWDRKTYRGTELYQKTLGVIGAGRIGLGVAKRAQSFGMNILAFDPYLSSDDAQRLDVTRATVEEIAEQADFITVHTPLTPKTKGLVGEEFFNLAKPNLQIINVARGGIIDEEALINALDEGKIAKAALDVFTEEPANNTPLTQHDKIIVTPHLGASTIEAQEKVAVSVANEIIDIFENNNVLHAVNAPQMSGEVEAELKPFVELSRTTGEVGIQLFEKGPRELKIKYHGDIALDDTSLITRQLVKGVLQQDLGDHVNIINALVLLNEQGVTYQIEKNSKKHGFSNYIELELVNKEHSIKIGSTVLNGYGPRIVRINDYPVDFKPEKHMLLINHNDQPGIVGKMGQILGEHNINIASMHLGRHSIGGEALMVLSIDDEPTEETIEDLFNIDGFQSIKKVELNQSL, from the coding sequence ATGTTTAAAGTAATCGTAGTTGATCCAATATCAGAAGAAGGTTTAAAAAGTTTACACGACCATCAAGATTTTCAAATTGATGTAAATACGGATTTAAGTCAATCAGAGTTAATCAATATTATTGGTGACTATGATGCCCTTATTGTACGAAGCCAAACACAAATCACACCACCTGTTCTTGATGCAGCGAAGAACTTACGCGTTGTAGCTCGTGCCGGTGTAGGTGTTGATAATATAGATGTCGACCATGCGACTAAACAAGGTATATTAGTCATTAATGCGCCTGATGGAAATACAATTTCTGCTACTGAACATTCAATGGCAATGATCTTAGCGATGGCACGAAACATACCTGAGGCACATCGTTCTTTACAAGAAGGTAAATGGGATAGAAAAACATATCGCGGTACTGAATTATACCAAAAAACACTTGGTGTTATCGGTGCAGGCCGAATCGGTTTAGGTGTTGCTAAACGTGCCCAAAGTTTCGGCATGAATATATTAGCATTTGACCCTTACCTATCAAGCGATGATGCACAACGTTTAGATGTAACAAGAGCAACTGTTGAAGAAATAGCTGAACAAGCTGACTTCATCACTGTACATACACCTCTTACACCTAAGACAAAAGGATTAGTTGGAGAAGAGTTCTTCAATCTTGCTAAACCAAACTTACAAATCATTAATGTTGCACGTGGTGGTATCATAGACGAAGAAGCACTCATCAATGCATTAGATGAAGGTAAAATTGCTAAAGCAGCGCTTGATGTATTTACAGAAGAGCCAGCTAACAATACACCACTTACACAGCACGACAAAATCATCGTTACGCCACACTTAGGTGCATCAACTATTGAAGCACAAGAAAAAGTAGCCGTGTCTGTAGCAAATGAAATTATTGATATTTTTGAAAATAATAATGTATTACACGCAGTAAACGCACCACAAATGTCTGGTGAAGTTGAAGCGGAATTAAAACCATTCGTTGAATTGAGTAGAACAACTGGTGAAGTTGGTATTCAATTATTCGAAAAAGGACCAAGAGAATTGAAAATTAAGTATCATGGTGATATCGCCTTAGATGATACAAGTTTAATTACAAGACAATTGGTTAAAGGTGTATTGCAACAAGATTTAGGCGATCACGTTAATATCATTAACGCATTAGTGTTATTAAACGAACAAGGTGTCACTTATCAAATCGAAAAAAATAGTAAAAAACACGGTTTCAGTAACTACATCGAATTAGAATTAGTAAATAAAGAACATTCTATTAAGATTGGTTCAACTGTATTAAATGGATATGGTCCAAGAATTGTACGTATTAATGACTATCCAGTAGATTTCAAACCAGAAAAGCATATGCTTTTAATAAACCATAATGACCAACCAGGTATTGTCGGTAAAATGGGACAAATCTTAGGAGAACATAATATTAATATTGCATCAATGCACTTAGGACGACATTCAATTGGCGGCGAAGCATTAATGGTACTTTCAATTGATGATGAACCAACAGAAGAAACAATCGAAGATTTATTTAACATTGATGGTTTCCAAAGCATTAAAAAAGTAGAACTTAATCAATCACTATAA
- a CDS encoding alanine--glyoxylate aminotransferase family protein: protein MYQHDSLLLAPGPTTVPREILESMNLPMTGHRTKEFSQIIHQASRDLQTIFGAKHPVAILTSSGTSALEAAMVNTVNPDDHIVIIVSGAFGDRFRKIASSYPFNAHIFEVEWGKGVDLEEFEAYLKSLNVDIKAVFTQFCETSTSVKHPIHDLGQLVKNFNPDIYFVVDGVSIIGAVEVDMENDQIDVLVSGSQKAIMLPPGAAFVAYNDRAIERFKEVKTSRFYLDLNKYITSLNDDSTPFTPAVSLIRGVQAYCDLISEEKFENTIKRHEVCKEAVRESLKALDIDLLVEDQFASPTVTAFVPKKEEVKQIKDDLLQRFNITIAGGQQHLKGTILRVGHMGKVSPNDMLQFVSALEIILSELRGQSVLGKGVSKFQEVVNQYV from the coding sequence ATGTATCAACACGATTCTTTATTACTCGCACCAGGTCCTACGACTGTCCCTAGGGAGATTTTGGAAAGTATGAATCTTCCTATGACAGGTCATAGAACTAAGGAATTTAGTCAAATCATTCATCAAGCATCAAGAGATCTACAAACTATCTTTGGAGCTAAACATCCTGTAGCTATTCTTACTTCGTCAGGAACAAGTGCTTTAGAAGCAGCAATGGTCAACACAGTTAATCCAGATGATCATATTGTAATTATTGTATCTGGAGCATTTGGCGATAGGTTTAGAAAAATAGCTTCTTCCTACCCTTTCAATGCACATATTTTTGAAGTTGAATGGGGTAAAGGTGTCGATTTAGAAGAATTCGAAGCATATTTAAAATCACTTAATGTAGATATTAAAGCCGTATTTACACAATTTTGTGAGACTTCAACTTCAGTTAAACATCCTATCCACGATTTAGGACAATTAGTTAAAAACTTTAACCCGGACATTTATTTCGTTGTAGATGGTGTAAGTATCATCGGTGCAGTTGAAGTAGACATGGAAAATGACCAAATCGATGTATTAGTATCTGGTAGTCAAAAAGCAATCATGTTACCACCAGGTGCTGCGTTCGTTGCATATAACGACAGAGCGATAGAACGATTTAAAGAAGTTAAAACGTCTAGATTCTATTTAGATTTAAATAAATACATAACTTCATTAAACGATGATTCTACTCCATTTACACCTGCCGTTTCACTTATTCGTGGTGTTCAAGCATACTGTGATTTAATTTCTGAAGAGAAATTCGAAAATACGATTAAACGTCACGAAGTATGTAAAGAAGCAGTTAGAGAAAGTTTAAAAGCTTTAGATATAGACTTATTAGTTGAAGATCAATTCGCTTCACCTACTGTTACTGCTTTTGTACCTAAAAAAGAAGAAGTTAAACAAATTAAAGATGACCTACTTCAAAGGTTTAATATTACAATTGCTGGTGGACAACAACACCTTAAAGGCACAATTCTTAGAGTTGGACATATGGGTAAAGTATCCCCAAATGACATGTTGCAATTTGTTAGTGCATTAGAAATTATTTTATCAGAATTACGCGGTCAATCTGTACTCGGTAAAGGTGTATCTAAATTCCAGGAGGTAGTCAATCAATATGTTTAA
- a CDS encoding SACOL1771 family peroxiredoxin, whose translation MTTHIFDLKGTWTKGRNTSGHITTKNLSTRVSIPEVMDGPEIGTNPDEMLLGAASTCYMITLAAMIERSDIDIERIEVNSKGHVEVENEVITYKKIEHFPVIFLQEEPDENTLKTLNRFVQKSEESCMITRALAGNVEVVADGEIRF comes from the coding sequence ATGACAACACATATATTTGATTTAAAAGGAACATGGACGAAAGGGAGAAATACTTCAGGACACATTACAACAAAAAATTTATCAACACGTGTTTCAATCCCAGAAGTTATGGATGGTCCAGAAATCGGTACAAACCCTGATGAAATGTTATTAGGTGCAGCTTCAACTTGTTATATGATAACTTTAGCAGCAATGATTGAGAGATCAGACATCGATATTGAAAGAATCGAAGTAAATTCTAAAGGTCATGTTGAAGTAGAAAATGAAGTAATTACTTATAAAAAAATAGAACACTTCCCTGTTATTTTTTTACAAGAAGAACCAGATGAAAATACATTAAAAACATTAAACCGATTTGTACAAAAATCAGAAGAATCATGTATGATTACACGTGCATTAGCTGGAAATGTCGAAGTTGTGGCAGATGGTGAAATAAGATTTTAA
- a CDS encoding glycerophosphodiester phosphodiesterase: MNLNNNKRTFLKVAHRGVPTQVPENTMASFKYALQFNIDMLEIDVHRTKDDQLVVIHDPTTDRTALKNGEVAALTYDELLEYDVGKWKGEAFVGERIPLFRDVLKLIQSYEVKLLIEIKKPERYEGIEQEVLDEIKANGLREEQVIIQSFNKTSMKKIRDINKTIELGVLLSKRNRFISKHAIEEISEYAQYFNPNYTITTSKMIDHAHAYQLKVLPYTVNDKASMDKLLKMGVDGLITDAVNLLEEIE, encoded by the coding sequence ATGAATCTGAATAATAACAAACGTACTTTTTTAAAAGTGGCGCATAGAGGTGTACCAACGCAAGTTCCGGAGAATACGATGGCATCATTTAAATATGCATTGCAATTCAATATAGATATGTTAGAAATCGACGTTCATCGTACGAAAGATGACCAATTAGTCGTAATTCATGATCCAACGACTGATAGAACAGCTCTAAAGAACGGAGAGGTTGCAGCGTTAACTTATGATGAGTTACTTGAATATGATGTAGGTAAATGGAAAGGTGAAGCATTTGTAGGTGAAAGGATACCTTTATTTCGAGATGTTCTTAAATTGATTCAATCTTATGAAGTTAAATTGTTAATTGAAATAAAAAAACCAGAGCGTTATGAAGGTATAGAACAAGAAGTGTTAGATGAAATTAAAGCGAATGGTTTACGTGAAGAACAAGTGATCATACAGTCATTCAATAAAACCAGCATGAAGAAGATTAGAGATATAAATAAAACGATAGAACTCGGTGTATTATTAAGTAAACGAAACAGATTTATCAGTAAACATGCAATAGAAGAAATAAGTGAATATGCACAGTATTTCAATCCTAATTATACGATTACTACAAGTAAAATGATTGATCATGCACATGCATATCAATTAAAGGTCTTGCCATATACAGTAAATGATAAAGCATCGATGGATAAATTACTTAAGATGGGTGTGGATGGTTTAATTACGGATGCGGTTAATTTATTAGAGGAAATTGAATAA
- the rpsD gene encoding 30S ribosomal protein S4 translates to MARFRGSNWKKSRRLGISLSGTGKELEKRPYVPGQHGPTQRKKLSEYGQQLQEKQKLRFMYGINERQFRTIFEKAGNMKGVHGDNFMALLASRLDAVVYQLGLARTRRQARQLVNHGHITVDGARVDIPSYTLKAGQTIGVREKSQKLNIVLESVEISHHVPDYLTFDADKLEGTFVRVPERSELSAEINEQLIVEYYSR, encoded by the coding sequence ATGGCAAGATTTAGAGGTTCAAACTGGAAAAAATCACGTCGTTTAGGTATTTCATTAAGCGGCACAGGTAAAGAATTAGAAAAACGTCCTTACGTACCAGGTCAACATGGTCCTACTCAACGTAAAAAATTATCTGAGTACGGTCAACAATTACAAGAGAAACAAAAATTACGTTTCATGTACGGAATCAACGAACGTCAATTCCGCACTATCTTTGAAAAAGCTGGTAACATGAAAGGTGTTCACGGCGACAACTTTATGGCACTATTAGCTTCTCGTTTAGATGCAGTAGTTTACCAATTAGGTTTAGCTCGTACACGTCGTCAAGCACGTCAATTAGTTAACCACGGTCATATCACTGTAGATGGCGCTCGCGTAGATATCCCATCTTACACATTAAAAGCTGGTCAAACTATTGGTGTTCGTGAAAAATCACAAAAATTAAACATCGTATTAGAATCAGTTGAAATTAGTCATCACGTTCCTGACTACTTAACATTCGATGCTGACAAATTAGAAGGTACTTTCGTACGCGTTCCAGAACGTAGCGAATTATCTGCTGAAATCAATGAACAACTTATCGTTGAGTACTACTCTCGTTAA